The following coding sequences lie in one Pseudomonas syringae CC1557 genomic window:
- a CDS encoding DUF726 domain-containing protein, with protein MDNHFKFLTLPKTAGEVANVFIHGYSSGHDLDDRRMLANSIPGALRHSVNILAFWPSSHFTQMDNRSRGLLMAAARVHPLAGAAALAGDRVVHFARIRNRARDMGKVLLAQLDRYLFEHHPGVKRVNLIGHSLGGRLLVSALKNFEHPLEHGLVIVDVLLMAAAVRITAAEAQVLKRRISGRLINAYSSEDHVLLLNLGERSLGRTPVEHFENVRMPGYRHHHYWRRLQEVLIATGFSGCEGLETGVAVLPTTTRDPVLQDTWLHEVLARSPDYVLDAAIKHLRSSRWTRLKETEADRTYAFVREFQLVAGHFLINAARRRGVPYTRVLGMLARQYGLDDALHHCATVVEVEELLLKTFFRQAFNSAHPLVQMPRASVRALSWEVYAAHVDTLAERLTVAAFFKPALPDPPAQPEKAPGSIKGLLSAIRQAPVQRLLTHFGTALRPGYSALIPTVAIIFYARVTLDDDALM; from the coding sequence GTGGACAATCATTTCAAGTTTCTGACCTTGCCCAAGACCGCGGGCGAGGTCGCCAACGTCTTCATTCACGGCTATTCGTCCGGTCATGATCTGGATGACCGGCGCATGCTGGCCAACAGCATCCCCGGTGCCTTGCGCCACAGCGTGAATATCCTCGCCTTCTGGCCGTCGAGCCATTTCACGCAAATGGATAACCGCTCTCGCGGCCTGTTGATGGCGGCTGCTCGTGTGCATCCGCTGGCTGGTGCGGCGGCGCTTGCGGGAGACCGGGTGGTTCATTTTGCGCGTATCCGCAACCGAGCCCGCGACATGGGTAAAGTGTTGCTGGCACAGCTGGATCGCTACCTGTTCGAGCATCATCCGGGTGTAAAACGCGTCAATCTGATCGGCCATTCGCTGGGTGGCCGACTGCTGGTCAGTGCACTAAAGAACTTTGAACACCCCCTCGAACACGGCCTGGTGATCGTCGATGTACTGCTGATGGCCGCCGCGGTGCGCATCACTGCCGCCGAGGCACAGGTGCTCAAGCGCAGAATCAGTGGACGGCTGATCAACGCGTATTCCAGTGAAGACCATGTGCTGTTGCTGAACTTGGGCGAGAGAAGCCTGGGGCGCACGCCGGTCGAGCATTTTGAAAACGTGCGCATGCCTGGCTACCGCCATCACCATTACTGGCGACGCTTGCAGGAAGTGCTGATCGCGACCGGGTTCAGCGGCTGTGAAGGGCTGGAAACGGGCGTAGCGGTTCTGCCGACAACGACCCGTGATCCGGTCCTGCAGGACACTTGGCTGCACGAGGTTCTGGCGCGCTCGCCGGATTACGTGCTGGATGCAGCGATCAAGCATCTGCGCAGTAGCCGCTGGACCCGTCTCAAGGAAACCGAAGCGGACCGCACGTATGCATTCGTACGCGAATTCCAGCTGGTCGCCGGACACTTTCTGATCAACGCCGCCCGGCGTCGTGGCGTGCCCTATACGCGGGTGCTGGGCATGCTTGCGCGGCAATATGGTCTGGACGATGCGCTGCATCACTGCGCGACGGTGGTCGAGGTAGAAGAGCTTCTGCTCAAGACCTTCTTCCGGCAGGCGTTCAACAGCGCGCATCCGTTGGTGCAAATGCCTCGCGCCAGTGTCAGGGCGTTGAGTTGGGAGGTGTACGCGGCTCATGTCGATACATTGGCCGAGCGCCTGACGGTGGCGGCGTTTTTCAAGCCCGCACTGCCTGACCCGCCCGCGCAGCCCGAAAAGGCCCCCGGCTCGATCAAGGGGTTGCTGAGCGCCATTCGCCAGGCTCCTGTGCAGCGTTTACTGACACACTTCGGTACTGCACTCAGGCCCGGTTATTCAGCGCTGATCCCCACCGTGGCGATCATTTTCTATGCGCGCGTCACGCTTGATGATGACGCGCTGATGTAG
- the cueR gene encoding Cu(I)-responsive transcriptional regulator, whose translation MNIGQAAKSSGLSAKMIRYYESIGLLKAAHRSDSGYRLYSTEDLHTLAFIKRSRDLGFSLEEVGKLLTLWQDRQRASADVKALARQHITELNRKINELASLRDTLQELVEHCQGNDRPDCPILKDLASGGCC comes from the coding sequence ATGAACATCGGTCAGGCAGCGAAGAGCAGCGGTTTGAGCGCGAAGATGATCCGTTATTACGAATCCATCGGCCTGCTGAAGGCGGCCCATCGCAGCGACAGTGGCTATCGCCTGTACAGCACAGAAGACCTGCACACGCTGGCGTTCATCAAGCGTTCGAGAGACCTTGGGTTTTCACTGGAAGAAGTCGGCAAACTGCTGACCCTCTGGCAAGACCGCCAACGCGCCAGCGCTGACGTCAAGGCGCTGGCCCGTCAGCACATAACCGAACTGAACCGCAAGATCAACGAACTGGCCAGCCTGCGCGACACGCTTCAGGAACTGGTGGAACACTGCCAGGGCAACGACCGCCCGGACTGCCCGATCCTCAAGGATCTGGCGTCGGGTGGCTGTTGTTGA
- a CDS encoding heavy metal translocating P-type ATPase, whose product MQDTTTFDLPISGMTCASCAGRVERALAKVPGVNSVTVNLANERAHVTSAPHIDPRTLVDAVSRAGYGATLVQDRHAEADKKRRHLHRERWALLLAIALALPLITPMLLTSLGVHWMLPAWAQFAMATPVQFILGARFYVAAWKAVRAGAGNMDLLVAIGTSAGYGLSVYQWLSASPGTAPHLYFEASAVVIALVLLGKYLESRAKRQTASAIRALEALRPDRALRLIDGIERDVAISELRLDDAVLVKPGERFPVDGEVIEGRSHADEALITGESLPVAKQPGDRVTGGAINGEGRLLIKTTALGAETVLARIIRLVEDAQAGKAPIQRLVDKVSQVFVPTVLVIALCTLAGWLLVGASLEVALINAVAVLVIACPCSLGLATPTAIMAGTGVAARYGILIKDAEALERAHDVDAVVFDKTGTLTSGTPRITNMSAVLGNEEHLLQLAGALQRGSEHPLAEAVLDVCHEWQLRLDPVENSHALSGRGIAGTVQGRELALGNRRMLDESGLPMGELAESARIWEADGRTLSWLIEQAPEPKVIGMFAFGDTLKPGTDQAIRELTARGITSHLLTGDNRGSAQVVAKALGIQDVHAEVLPADKAATVNQLKSNHVVAMVGDGINDAPALAAADVGIAMGGGTDVAMHAAGITLMRGDPRLVPAALDISRRTYAKIRQNLFWAFVYNLIGIPLAAFGYLNPVLAGAAMALSSVSVVSNALLLKTWKPRNLEDAP is encoded by the coding sequence ATGCAAGACACCACCACCTTCGACCTGCCGATCAGCGGCATGACCTGCGCCAGCTGCGCCGGTCGGGTCGAGCGTGCCTTGGCGAAAGTACCAGGGGTCAACAGCGTGACAGTCAATCTGGCCAATGAGCGCGCCCATGTGACGAGCGCACCCCACATCGATCCGCGGACCCTGGTCGACGCCGTCAGTCGTGCAGGCTATGGCGCAACGCTGGTTCAGGACCGTCACGCTGAAGCCGATAAAAAGCGCCGCCACCTGCACCGTGAACGCTGGGCCTTGCTGCTGGCTATTGCACTGGCGCTGCCGTTGATCACCCCGATGCTACTGACGTCGCTGGGCGTGCACTGGATGTTGCCCGCCTGGGCTCAGTTCGCGATGGCGACCCCGGTGCAATTCATTCTGGGCGCGCGTTTTTACGTGGCCGCCTGGAAGGCCGTGCGGGCGGGGGCGGGCAACATGGACCTGCTGGTGGCCATCGGCACCAGCGCAGGCTACGGCCTGAGTGTCTACCAGTGGTTGAGCGCCTCGCCCGGCACTGCGCCGCATCTGTACTTCGAAGCCTCGGCGGTGGTCATCGCACTGGTGTTGCTGGGTAAATACCTGGAAAGCCGTGCAAAACGCCAGACCGCCAGCGCCATTCGTGCGCTTGAAGCGTTGCGCCCGGATCGCGCCCTGCGTTTGATAGACGGCATTGAGCGTGATGTTGCGATCAGCGAACTTCGGCTTGACGACGCAGTGCTGGTCAAGCCTGGCGAACGTTTCCCGGTAGACGGGGAAGTGATCGAGGGCCGAAGTCATGCTGACGAAGCGCTGATCACCGGTGAAAGCCTGCCGGTGGCCAAACAGCCCGGCGATAGAGTCACCGGGGGCGCCATCAACGGTGAAGGTCGCTTGTTGATTAAAACTACGGCGCTGGGAGCGGAAACCGTCCTGGCACGCATCATTCGCCTGGTTGAAGACGCACAGGCGGGCAAGGCACCGATTCAGCGGCTGGTGGATAAAGTCAGCCAGGTGTTTGTGCCGACCGTGCTGGTGATCGCCTTGTGTACCCTGGCGGGTTGGCTATTGGTCGGTGCGTCCCTCGAAGTGGCGCTGATCAATGCCGTCGCCGTGCTGGTGATCGCCTGCCCCTGCTCTCTGGGCCTGGCAACGCCAACGGCGATCATGGCCGGGACCGGTGTGGCGGCGCGCTACGGCATTCTGATCAAGGACGCCGAAGCATTGGAACGCGCCCATGACGTCGATGCCGTGGTGTTCGACAAAACCGGCACACTGACCTCAGGCACGCCGCGCATCACCAACATGAGCGCGGTACTGGGCAACGAAGAGCACCTGTTGCAACTGGCGGGCGCGCTGCAACGCGGCAGCGAACACCCCTTGGCCGAGGCCGTGCTGGACGTCTGCCATGAATGGCAACTCAGACTCGATCCGGTTGAAAACAGCCACGCCCTGAGCGGACGCGGTATTGCCGGTACTGTTCAGGGCCGTGAACTGGCGCTGGGCAATCGACGCATGCTGGACGAAAGCGGCCTGCCCATGGGCGAACTGGCCGAGTCCGCACGTATCTGGGAAGCCGACGGGCGAACGCTGTCCTGGCTGATAGAGCAGGCTCCGGAGCCGAAAGTCATCGGCATGTTCGCCTTCGGTGACACGCTGAAACCCGGAACGGACCAGGCGATCAGGGAACTGACCGCGCGCGGCATCACCAGCCATCTGCTGACCGGCGATAACCGGGGCAGCGCTCAGGTGGTTGCCAAAGCGCTGGGCATACAGGATGTACACGCCGAGGTGCTGCCTGCCGACAAGGCGGCTACAGTCAATCAGTTGAAAAGCAACCATGTGGTGGCCATGGTCGGCGACGGCATCAACGATGCACCGGCGCTGGCGGCGGCTGACGTCGGCATTGCGATGGGCGGCGGGACGGATGTCGCGATGCATGCGGCGGGCATCACGCTAATGCGCGGCGACCCACGACTGGTGCCGGCCGCGCTGGACATCAGCCGTCGGACCTACGCCAAGATCCGCCAGAATCTGTTCTGGGCATTTGTCTACAACCTGATCGGCATTCCGCTCGCCGCGTTCGGCTATCTCAACCCAGTCCTGGCTGGCGCGGCCATGGCGCTGTCCAGCGTCAGCGTAGTCAGTAACGCCCTGCTGCTGAAGACCTGGAAACCGCGCAACTTGGAGGACGCACCATGA
- a CDS encoding MaoC/PaaZ C-terminal domain-containing protein, protein MTAHWRYLDSLQPLSNLFLQAALRRRKVTGSQLPDLGLRSWIAVDTDKLEAYRKVCGFEDSSLLPPTYPHVMAFQLQMQLMTSPEFPFPLLGLIHVDNCIRIHRPLGGVSQLYISVQATDLRPHRKGAMFTLVTQAEDGLGLLWEEESTMLCTAAQPDSSSADQEEPARLPLLQVESWRASPQIGRDYAKVSGDYNPIHLSAPSAKMFGFPRAIAHGMWLKARTLAALDDHLPASNVEISVQFQKAVRLPADVMLSASAAGSHGQFQVDNDQDIVHMTGSWQPVTP, encoded by the coding sequence ATGACGGCTCACTGGCGCTACCTCGATTCCCTGCAACCCCTGTCCAATCTGTTTCTTCAAGCGGCACTGCGCCGCCGCAAGGTCACCGGCTCACAGTTACCCGATCTTGGCCTGCGTAGCTGGATCGCGGTGGATACCGACAAGCTGGAGGCTTACCGTAAAGTGTGCGGCTTCGAAGACAGCAGCCTGCTGCCACCGACCTATCCGCATGTCATGGCGTTTCAGCTACAGATGCAGTTGATGACCTCGCCGGAATTCCCGTTCCCGCTGCTGGGGTTGATTCATGTCGACAATTGCATCCGCATCCATCGCCCGCTGGGGGGCGTGAGCCAGTTGTATATCAGCGTCCAGGCCACTGATCTGCGGCCGCATCGCAAAGGCGCGATGTTCACCCTGGTGACGCAGGCTGAAGACGGGCTTGGCCTGCTCTGGGAAGAAGAAAGCACCATGCTTTGCACCGCCGCGCAGCCGGACAGCTCGTCTGCCGACCAGGAAGAACCCGCACGGCTGCCACTGCTGCAGGTGGAAAGCTGGCGCGCGTCGCCACAGATCGGCCGCGATTACGCCAAAGTGTCCGGCGACTACAACCCTATTCACCTGAGCGCACCGAGTGCCAAGATGTTCGGTTTCCCGCGTGCCATCGCACACGGCATGTGGCTGAAGGCGCGCACACTGGCGGCGCTGGACGACCATCTGCCCGCCTCGAACGTCGAGATCAGCGTGCAATTCCAGAAGGCCGTGCGCCTACCCGCCGATGTGATGCTATCGGCCAGTGCTGCGGGTTCACACGGCCAGTTTCAGGTCGACAATGATCAGGACATCGTGCACATGACCGGCAGTTGGCAGCCCGTTACGCCTTAA
- a CDS encoding PA4780 family RIO1-like protein kinase, with amino-acid sequence MKTPKRIEPLIEDGLVDEVLRPLMSGKEAAVYVVRCGNELRCAKVYKEANKRSFRQAAEYQEGRKVRNSRQARAMAKGSKFGRKETEDAWQNAEVAALFRLASAGVRVPKPYDFLEGVLLMELVADEYGDAAPRLNDVVLEPDQAREYHAFLIEQIVLMLCAGLVHGDLSEFNVLLAPSGPVIIDLPQAVDAAGNNHAFSMLERDVGNMALYFGRFAPELRSTRYAKEMWSYYEAGTLSPTTVLTGEFDEPEDEADVGGVLREIEAARLDEARRQAARAADDAPPSKSTEEPPPPWMQ; translated from the coding sequence ATGAAAACTCCTAAACGCATTGAACCCCTGATCGAAGACGGTCTGGTCGACGAGGTGCTGCGCCCGCTCATGAGTGGTAAAGAGGCAGCTGTTTATGTGGTGCGCTGTGGCAATGAGCTGCGGTGCGCCAAGGTTTACAAGGAGGCCAACAAACGCAGTTTCCGTCAGGCGGCCGAGTATCAGGAAGGTCGTAAGGTACGTAACAGTCGACAGGCCCGGGCCATGGCCAAGGGTTCCAAGTTTGGCCGCAAGGAAACCGAAGACGCCTGGCAGAACGCCGAGGTGGCTGCACTGTTTCGTCTGGCCAGCGCGGGTGTCCGCGTGCCCAAGCCGTATGACTTCCTGGAAGGCGTATTGCTGATGGAACTGGTCGCCGACGAGTACGGCGATGCAGCCCCGCGCCTGAACGACGTGGTGTTGGAGCCGGATCAGGCGCGTGAGTATCACGCGTTCCTGATCGAGCAAATCGTGCTGATGTTGTGTGCCGGTCTGGTGCACGGTGACCTTTCCGAGTTCAACGTGCTGCTGGCGCCGTCCGGTCCGGTGATTATCGACCTGCCGCAAGCGGTCGATGCCGCAGGCAACAACCACGCGTTCAGCATGCTGGAGCGCGACGTCGGCAACATGGCTCTGTACTTCGGTCGCTTTGCGCCGGAGCTGCGCAGTACCAGGTACGCCAAGGAAATGTGGTCGTACTACGAGGCTGGCACCCTGTCGCCAACCACGGTGTTGACCGGCGAGTTCGACGAGCCGGAGGACGAAGCCGATGTGGGCGGCGTACTGCGCGAAATCGAAGCCGCCCGTCTCGACGAAGCCCGCCGCCAGGCAGCCCGTGCAGCAGACGACGCACCGCCGAGCAAATCCACCGAAGAACCGCCACCGCCGTGGATGCAGTAA
- a CDS encoding bile acid:sodium symporter family protein — protein MQSLKHFKRVATDWFLWGMVLATVLAYFFPRFGATGGTMHAEYVINTGVFVVFFLHGVNLSSEQIKRGLSNWRLHVMIQTFTFVVFPLIWLACDKLLGSHVPALLMLGFLYLCALPSTISSSVALTGSAGGNVPAAILNASMSSVIGIFITPWLVSLVVGSGAGGIDLGDTLLSLCALLLLPLILGQMLRPLLGKFFARHKKTTNLIDKSVILLLVYAAFCNSMISGMWQSQGNSVILTAFIGTALLLAVILLLTTRTARALKFDHADKVAAVFCATKKSLAAGAPMAALIFSGNPGLGLILLPIMIYHPMQLIVCSVIAESYASRHRQQLSEAALEDARAA, from the coding sequence ATGCAATCACTCAAACACTTCAAACGCGTCGCCACCGACTGGTTCCTGTGGGGCATGGTGCTGGCAACAGTCCTCGCCTATTTCTTCCCGCGTTTCGGGGCCACAGGCGGCACCATGCACGCCGAATACGTCATCAATACCGGTGTGTTCGTGGTGTTCTTTCTGCACGGCGTGAACCTGTCCAGCGAGCAGATCAAGCGAGGCCTGAGCAACTGGCGCCTGCATGTGATGATCCAGACGTTCACCTTTGTGGTGTTCCCGCTGATCTGGCTGGCCTGCGACAAACTGCTGGGCTCGCATGTCCCCGCCCTGCTGATGCTGGGTTTCCTCTACCTGTGTGCCCTGCCCTCGACCATCTCGTCGTCGGTGGCACTGACCGGCAGCGCGGGCGGTAACGTTCCGGCAGCGATTCTCAACGCCAGCATGTCCAGCGTCATCGGGATTTTCATCACGCCGTGGCTGGTGAGCCTGGTGGTCGGCAGTGGCGCTGGCGGCATCGATCTGGGCGATACACTGTTGAGCCTTTGCGCACTGCTCCTGCTGCCACTGATTCTGGGCCAGATGCTGCGACCGCTGCTGGGCAAATTCTTCGCACGCCACAAGAAGACCACTAACCTGATCGACAAATCGGTGATTCTGCTGCTGGTCTACGCGGCGTTCTGCAACTCGATGATCTCCGGTATGTGGCAGAGCCAGGGCAACAGTGTGATCCTGACCGCCTTCATCGGCACCGCGCTGCTGCTGGCGGTGATTCTGTTGCTGACCACGCGCACCGCGCGGGCGCTCAAGTTCGACCATGCAGACAAGGTCGCGGCGGTATTTTGCGCCACCAAGAAGTCGCTGGCAGCCGGTGCGCCGATGGCAGCGTTGATTTTCAGCGGCAATCCGGGGCTGGGCCTGATCCTGCTGCCGATCATGATTTATCACCCGATGCAACTGATCGTCTGTTCGGTGATTGCCGAAAGCTACGCCAGCCGCCATCGCCAGCAGCTCTCGGAGGCTGCGCTGGAAGACGCGCGCGCCGCCTGA
- a CDS encoding MazG-like family protein has protein sequence MNLDELTQRLHRIRDQNDWKPFHSPKNLAMAASVEMAELVEIFQWLREDQSRELPADQLEHAGQEVGDIVLYLLLLCSELGLDMEAVVRSKLADSERRFAR, from the coding sequence ATGAACCTCGACGAATTGACCCAACGCCTGCACCGCATTCGCGACCAGAACGACTGGAAGCCATTTCACAGCCCCAAGAACCTGGCCATGGCGGCCAGTGTGGAGATGGCCGAGCTGGTGGAAATATTCCAGTGGCTGCGCGAGGATCAGTCTCGCGAGTTGCCTGCCGACCAATTGGAACATGCTGGCCAGGAAGTCGGCGATATTGTCCTGTACCTGCTGCTGTTGTGTAGCGAGCTGGGGTTGGACATGGAGGCCGTGGTGCGCAGCAAACTGGCGGACAGCGAGCGGAGATTCGCCCGGTGA
- a CDS encoding heavy-metal-associated domain-containing protein, which produces MQLFNVQGMTCGHCVRAVTEAIKHEDAAAEVQVELASKQVKVQSSLSPEQIIGLIDQEGYQAQLA; this is translated from the coding sequence ATGCAGTTATTCAACGTGCAAGGCATGACCTGCGGGCACTGTGTTCGCGCCGTGACCGAGGCGATCAAACATGAAGACGCAGCCGCTGAAGTACAGGTCGAGCTGGCCAGCAAGCAGGTAAAGGTACAGAGCAGCCTATCGCCGGAGCAGATTATCGGACTGATCGATCAGGAGGGTTATCAAGCGCAATTGGCATAA
- a CDS encoding acetyl-CoA C-acetyltransferase: MTHPRRVAIVGGNRIPFARSNGPYATASNQNMLTAALEGLIERFNLHGLRMGEVVAGAVLKHSRDFNLTRECVLGSRLSAQTPAYDIQQACGTGLEAALLVANKIALGQIECGIAGGVDTTSDAPIGVNEGLRRILLQVNRAKTPGDKLKALLQLRPHHLKPELPRNGEPRTGLSMGQHCELMAQTWGIERSAQDQLALESHLKMAAAYAEGWQDDLMTPYLGLIRDNNLRPDLTLEKLASLKPAFERSAKGTLSAGNSTPLTDGASVVLLASEEWARERGLPVLAYWRDGEAAAVDFAKGAEGLLMAPVYAVPRLLARNGLTLQDFDYYEIHEAFAAQVLCTLKAWEDAEYCKTRLGLDAPLGSIDRSKMNVKGSSLAAGHPFAATGGRIVANLAKLLDAAGSGRGLISICAAGGQGVTAILER, translated from the coding sequence ATGACGCATCCACGTCGGGTCGCCATCGTCGGCGGCAACCGCATTCCGTTTGCTCGCTCCAATGGTCCTTACGCCACGGCCAGCAATCAGAACATGCTCACGGCGGCGCTCGAAGGCCTGATCGAGCGGTTCAACCTGCACGGGTTGCGCATGGGCGAAGTGGTGGCAGGGGCAGTGCTCAAGCACTCCAGAGACTTCAACCTGACCCGCGAATGCGTGCTGGGCTCGCGACTGTCTGCGCAGACGCCCGCCTATGACATTCAGCAGGCTTGTGGCACCGGGCTGGAGGCTGCGTTGCTGGTGGCCAACAAAATTGCGTTGGGGCAGATCGAGTGCGGCATTGCCGGAGGGGTGGACACGACGTCCGATGCGCCGATCGGCGTCAATGAAGGGCTGCGCAGGATTCTGTTGCAGGTCAATCGCGCCAAAACACCGGGTGACAAGCTCAAGGCCCTGCTGCAATTGCGCCCGCATCACCTCAAACCGGAACTGCCGCGCAACGGCGAGCCTCGTACGGGTCTGTCCATGGGGCAGCACTGCGAACTCATGGCGCAGACCTGGGGCATAGAGCGCTCAGCCCAGGATCAACTGGCGCTGGAGAGTCACCTGAAAATGGCCGCTGCTTATGCCGAAGGCTGGCAGGATGATCTGATGACTCCGTACCTTGGGTTGATCCGCGACAACAACCTGCGCCCGGACCTGACCCTGGAAAAACTGGCCAGCCTCAAGCCAGCGTTCGAGCGTAGCGCCAAGGGCACGCTTTCGGCGGGTAACTCGACGCCGCTGACCGATGGGGCGTCGGTGGTGTTGTTGGCCAGTGAAGAGTGGGCTCGCGAGCGGGGCTTGCCGGTGCTGGCTTACTGGCGTGATGGCGAGGCGGCGGCAGTGGATTTCGCCAAGGGGGCGGAAGGGCTGCTAATGGCACCGGTCTACGCCGTGCCGCGTTTGCTGGCGCGCAACGGGCTGACGCTTCAGGATTTTGATTATTACGAGATTCACGAAGCGTTTGCGGCTCAGGTGCTGTGTACGCTCAAGGCGTGGGAAGACGCCGAGTACTGCAAAACCCGCCTTGGACTGGACGCGCCGCTTGGATCGATTGATCGCAGCAAAATGAATGTCAAAGGCAGCTCGCTTGCCGCTGGCCACCCGTTCGCCGCCACTGGTGGCCGGATTGTCGCCAACCTGGCCAAACTGCTCGACGCCGCAGGCAGCGGACGCGGCTTGATCTCGATCTGCGCCGCGGGCGGCCAGGGCGTAACGGCAATTCTGGAACGTTAG
- a CDS encoding 3-oxoacyl-ACP reductase: MPSDRYIDFANSDMGRRLVNAAGLPAPAHLERWQAGRLRPVEGTLLISAGPLGDRVRQFASRLTDSLYSFGSEMPGASTWVANQGPRLKAVVFDASQILRTEQLRQLRDFFQPLLRNLDHCAHVVILARSPATLEDPLAASTQQAIEGFSRSLAKEMRNGATVKLLQVDEDAQDQLEGALRFFLTPKAAFITGQLVHLSACPTQVQDWTRPLAGRKAVVTGAARGIGASIAETLTRDGAHVILLDVPQTRNELEALASRLGGQALALDICAEDAPAQLLEQLPGGVDILVHNAGITRDKTLANMPEDFWDSVLSVNLNAPQVLTQALLDGGALNDNARIVLMASISGIAGNRGQTNYTTSKAGLIGFARAMAPALKARGISINAIAPGFIETKMTAKMPFTLREAGRRMSTLGQGGSPQDVAEAVAWFSQPGSGAVSGQVLRVCGQSVIGA; the protein is encoded by the coding sequence ATGCCGTCAGATCGCTATATCGATTTCGCCAATTCCGACATGGGTCGGCGTCTGGTGAACGCCGCCGGTCTGCCAGCCCCGGCGCACCTGGAGCGCTGGCAAGCCGGGCGTCTGCGCCCTGTCGAAGGCACACTGCTGATCAGCGCCGGACCACTGGGCGACCGGGTTCGGCAATTCGCCAGCCGCCTGACCGACTCGCTTTACAGCTTCGGCAGCGAAATGCCCGGGGCGAGTACCTGGGTTGCCAATCAGGGGCCGCGGCTGAAAGCGGTGGTCTTCGACGCCAGCCAGATCCTTCGCACCGAACAGCTCCGGCAGCTTCGTGACTTCTTTCAACCCTTGCTGCGCAACCTCGACCACTGCGCGCATGTGGTGATTCTCGCCAGATCGCCGGCCACCCTGGAAGACCCGCTGGCGGCCAGTACTCAGCAAGCCATTGAAGGTTTCAGCCGTTCGCTGGCCAAAGAGATGCGTAACGGCGCGACCGTCAAGCTGTTGCAGGTAGATGAAGACGCCCAGGACCAGTTGGAAGGCGCGTTGCGCTTCTTCCTGACGCCCAAGGCGGCATTCATCACGGGGCAACTCGTTCATCTGAGTGCCTGCCCGACCCAAGTCCAGGACTGGACCCGCCCGCTGGCCGGGCGCAAGGCAGTGGTCACCGGTGCAGCGCGGGGCATTGGCGCATCGATTGCCGAAACCCTGACCCGTGATGGCGCACACGTCATTCTGCTGGATGTGCCGCAAACCCGAAACGAGCTGGAAGCGCTGGCTTCAAGGCTCGGGGGGCAGGCGCTGGCGCTGGATATCTGTGCCGAGGATGCACCTGCCCAACTGCTTGAGCAGTTGCCCGGCGGCGTCGACATTCTGGTCCATAACGCAGGCATCACGCGCGACAAGACACTGGCCAACATGCCGGAAGATTTCTGGGATTCGGTACTGTCCGTCAACCTCAATGCCCCGCAAGTGCTGACCCAGGCACTGCTCGACGGCGGCGCGCTGAACGATAACGCGCGGATCGTGCTGATGGCCTCAATCAGCGGCATCGCCGGTAATCGTGGCCAGACCAACTACACCACCAGTAAGGCCGGGCTGATCGGTTTCGCCCGCGCCATGGCCCCGGCGCTCAAGGCACGCGGTATCAGCATCAACGCCATCGCACCGGGTTTTATCGAAACGAAGATGACCGCCAAGATGCCTTTCACTCTGCGCGAAGCGGGTCGGCGCATGAGCACGCTGGGTCAGGGCGGTTCGCCTCAGGATGTTGCCGAAGCCGTGGCGTGGTTCAGCCAGCCCGGCAGCGGCGCGGTAAGCGGCCAGGTTTTGCGCGTATGCGGTCAAAGTGTAATCGGGGCCTGA